From one Enterobacter kobei genomic stretch:
- the cydC gene encoding heme ABC transporter ATP-binding protein/permease CydC, with protein MRALLPYLALYKRHKWLLTLGVVLAIVTLLASIGLLTLSGWFLSASAVVGVAGLYSFNYMLPAAGVRGAAITRTAGRYFERLVSHDATFRVLSHLRVATFSKLLPLSPAGLARFRQGDLLNRVVADVDTLDHLYLRVISPLVGALVVIIVVTLGLGVLDVTLALTLGGIMLLTLCLLPPLFYRLGKPTGEKLTSLRGQYRQHLTSWLQGQAELTIFGASQRYREQMENTELSWHDAQRRQSELTALSQAVMLLISGFAVIAMLWLAAGGVGGNTQPGALIALFVFCALAAFEALAPVTGAFQHLGQVIASARRITEITDCPPEVTFPAGESRVPAQVDLRLNAVSFTYPQQVQSALNAVSLNVTAGQRVAILGRTGCGKSTLLQLLTRAWDPQQGEILLNGQPLASFSEAALRATISVVPQRVHLFSATLRDNLLLASPAATDEALATVLTQVGLEKLLVDDGLNSWLGEGGRQLSGGELRRLAIARALLHDAPLFLLDEPTEGLDATTESQILDLLSDVTKGKTVLMVTHRLRGLSQCDQIIVMDNGEIIEQGNHAALMAKQGRYYRFKQRL; from the coding sequence ATGCGCGCGCTTCTCCCCTATCTCGCATTGTATAAACGCCATAAATGGCTACTGACGCTGGGAGTGGTGCTCGCCATTGTGACCCTGCTCGCCAGTATTGGTTTGCTAACGCTGTCCGGCTGGTTCCTGTCGGCCTCCGCCGTGGTGGGCGTCGCGGGACTGTACAGTTTCAACTATATGCTGCCCGCAGCTGGCGTGCGTGGCGCGGCAATCACCCGTACCGCAGGCCGCTATTTTGAGCGTCTTGTCAGCCATGACGCCACCTTCCGGGTGCTGTCCCATCTGCGTGTGGCTACCTTCAGCAAACTGTTGCCGTTGTCTCCGGCGGGGCTGGCGCGTTTCCGTCAGGGGGATTTGCTAAACCGCGTGGTGGCGGATGTGGATACCCTCGATCACCTTTATCTGCGCGTGATCTCTCCGCTGGTGGGGGCGCTGGTGGTGATCATCGTGGTGACACTGGGGCTTGGTGTACTGGATGTGACGCTGGCGCTGACCCTCGGCGGCATCATGCTGCTGACGCTCTGTCTGCTGCCGCCGCTGTTTTATCGCCTGGGGAAACCAACCGGGGAAAAACTCACCAGCCTGCGCGGACAGTATCGTCAGCATCTGACCTCCTGGTTACAGGGTCAGGCTGAGCTGACCATTTTTGGTGCCAGCCAGCGCTACCGTGAGCAGATGGAAAATACCGAATTAAGCTGGCATGACGCCCAGCGTCGCCAGTCAGAACTCACCGCCCTCTCTCAGGCTGTGATGCTGTTAATCAGTGGTTTTGCGGTGATCGCTATGCTGTGGCTGGCGGCAGGTGGCGTGGGTGGCAACACGCAGCCCGGCGCGCTGATCGCGCTGTTCGTCTTCTGTGCGCTGGCAGCCTTTGAAGCGCTGGCTCCGGTCACGGGCGCGTTCCAGCATCTCGGTCAGGTGATCGCCTCTGCGCGCCGCATTACCGAGATCACCGACTGCCCGCCGGAAGTAACCTTCCCTGCCGGAGAGTCTAGGGTGCCAGCCCAGGTGGATCTGCGCCTGAATGCGGTGTCCTTTACCTATCCGCAACAGGTTCAGTCAGCGCTTAATGCGGTATCGCTGAACGTGACTGCCGGGCAGCGCGTTGCCATTCTGGGTCGAACCGGCTGTGGAAAATCTACGCTGCTGCAATTGCTGACGCGGGCCTGGGATCCCCAACAGGGCGAGATCCTGTTAAACGGTCAACCGCTGGCAAGCTTCAGTGAAGCCGCACTGCGAGCCACCATCAGCGTGGTGCCGCAGCGGGTCCATCTGTTCAGCGCCACGCTGCGCGATAACCTGCTGTTAGCCTCCCCCGCCGCGACCGACGAGGCGCTGGCGACGGTGCTGACTCAGGTCGGCCTGGAGAAACTGCTTGTGGATGACGGGCTGAACAGCTGGCTCGGAGAAGGCGGCAGGCAACTGTCCGGCGGCGAACTGCGCCGTCTGGCGATCGCCCGTGCACTGCTACATGACGCGCCGCTGTTTTTGCTGGATGAACCGACCGAAGGGCTGGACGCCACGACTGAAAGTCAAATCCTTGATTTGCTTAGCGATGTGACGAAAGGGAAGACGGTGCTGATGGTCACCCATCGCCTGCGCGGCCTGTCACAATGCGATCAAATAATAGTGATGGACAACGGTGAAATAATTGAGCAAGGTAATCACGCAGCGTTAATGGCAAAACAGGGTCGGTATTACCGGTTTAAGCAACGACTGTAA
- the aat gene encoding leucyl/phenylalanyl-tRNA--protein transferase has translation MRLVQLSRHSVAFPSPEGALREPNGLLALGGDLSPARLLMAYQRGIFPWFSPGDPILWWSPDPRAVLWPEQFHLSRSMARFHKRSPYRVTLNHDFGRVIEGCAQDRDEGTWITPDVVLAYHRLHELGYAHSIEVWEGDELVGGMYGVSQGTLFCGESMFSRRVNASKTALLVLSADFQRQGGQLIDCQVLNDHTASLGAVEIPRREYLQHLDAMRLQKLPSHFWVPRTLFMPAA, from the coding sequence ATGCGCCTGGTTCAGTTATCTCGTCATTCTGTTGCTTTTCCTTCGCCCGAAGGGGCGTTGCGTGAACCTAACGGGCTGCTGGCGCTGGGTGGCGATCTCAGCCCTGCCCGTCTGCTGATGGCCTATCAGCGCGGTATTTTTCCCTGGTTTTCGCCGGGCGACCCCATTCTGTGGTGGTCGCCGGATCCCCGCGCCGTCCTGTGGCCGGAACAGTTTCACCTGAGCCGCAGTATGGCCCGCTTTCATAAACGCTCTCCTTACCGTGTCACTCTCAACCATGATTTTGGTCGGGTGATCGAAGGCTGCGCCCAGGATCGTGATGAAGGAACCTGGATCACGCCGGACGTGGTGCTGGCCTATCATCGCCTGCACGAGCTGGGCTATGCCCATTCCATTGAAGTCTGGGAAGGTGACGAACTGGTCGGTGGTATGTACGGCGTATCGCAGGGCACGCTGTTTTGTGGCGAGTCGATGTTCAGCCGCCGGGTTAACGCCTCGAAAACGGCGCTGCTGGTGCTGAGCGCGGATTTTCAGCGCCAGGGAGGTCAGTTGATTGACTGCCAGGTATTAAATGACCATACCGCCTCACTGGGGGCCGTGGAAATTCCCCGTCGGGAATATCTGCAACACCTCGATGCGATGCGTCTGCAAAAGCTGCCGTCGCATTTTTGGGTGCCAAGGACGTTATTTATGCCTGCAGCGTGA
- the infA gene encoding translation initiation factor IF-1 codes for MAKEDNIEMQGTVLDTLPNTMFRVELENGHVVTAHISGKMRKNYIRILTGDKVTVELTPYDLSKGRIVFRSR; via the coding sequence ATGGCCAAAGAAGACAATATTGAAATGCAGGGTACCGTACTTGATACGTTACCTAATACCATGTTCCGCGTTGAGCTGGAAAACGGTCACGTGGTAACTGCGCATATCTCCGGTAAAATGCGTAAAAACTATATCCGCATTCTGACGGGCGACAAAGTGACTGTTGAGCTGACCCCGTACGACCTGAGCAAAGGCCGCATTGTCTTCCGTAGTCGCTAA
- the clpA gene encoding ATP-dependent Clp protease ATP-binding subunit ClpA encodes MLNQELELSLNMAFARAREHRHEFMTVEHLLLALLSNPSAREALEACSVDLVALRQELEAFIEQTTPVLPLSEEERDTQPTLSFQRVLQRAVFHVQSSGRSEVTGANVLVAIFSEQESQAAYLLRKHEVSRLDIVNFISHGTRKDEPGQSSEPGNQPNTEEQAGGEERMENFTTNLNQLARVGGIDPLIGRDKELERTIQVLCRRRKNNPLLVGESGVGKTAIAEGLAWRIVQGDVPEIMADCTVYSLDIGSLLAGTKYRGDFEKRFKALLKQLEQDTNSILFIDEIHTIIGAGAASGGQVDAANLIKPLLSSGKIRVMGSTTYQEFSNIFEKDRALARRFQKIDVTEPSVEETVQILNGLKPKYEAHHDVRYTAKAVRAAVELAVKYINDRHLPDKAIDVIDEAGARARLMPVSKRKKTVNVADIESVVARIARIPEKSVSQSDRDTLKNLGDRLKMLVFGQDKAIEALTEAIKMSRAGLGQDHKPVGSFLFAGPTGVGKTEVTVQLSKALGIELLRFDMSEYMERHTVSRLIGAPPGYVGFDQGGLLTDAVIKHPHAVLLLDEIEKAHPDVFNLLLQVMDNGTLTDNNGRKADFRNVVMVMTTNAGVRETERKSIGLIHQDNSTDAMGEIKKIFTPEFRNRLDNIIWFDHLSTEVIHQVVDKFIVELQVQLDQKGVSLEVSQEARDWLAEKGYDRAMGARPMGRIIQDNLKKPLANELLFGSLVDGGQVTVALDKEKNELTYGFQSAQKHKAEAAH; translated from the coding sequence ATGCTCAACCAGGAACTGGAACTCAGTTTAAATATGGCTTTCGCCAGAGCGCGCGAGCACCGACATGAGTTTATGACCGTAGAGCACTTGTTACTGGCGTTGCTCAGTAACCCATCAGCTCGCGAAGCACTTGAAGCGTGCTCCGTGGACCTGGTCGCACTGCGTCAGGAACTTGAAGCCTTCATCGAACAAACCACACCCGTGTTGCCGCTCAGCGAAGAGGAGCGAGATACCCAACCGACGCTCAGCTTCCAGCGCGTGTTGCAACGCGCGGTCTTTCACGTTCAGTCATCTGGTCGCAGTGAAGTCACCGGTGCGAACGTGCTTGTCGCCATTTTCAGCGAACAAGAGTCGCAGGCAGCCTATCTGCTGCGCAAACATGAAGTCAGCCGTCTTGATATCGTGAATTTCATTTCACATGGTACGCGTAAAGATGAGCCAGGCCAGTCGTCCGAACCCGGCAACCAACCTAATACTGAAGAGCAGGCAGGCGGGGAGGAGCGTATGGAAAACTTCACCACCAATCTTAATCAGCTTGCTCGTGTTGGCGGCATTGACCCGCTGATCGGCCGCGATAAAGAGCTGGAGCGCACCATTCAGGTTCTGTGCCGTCGTCGTAAAAATAACCCGCTACTGGTGGGTGAGTCTGGCGTGGGGAAAACCGCCATTGCTGAAGGGCTCGCCTGGCGGATCGTGCAGGGCGACGTGCCGGAAATCATGGCCGACTGTACCGTTTACTCACTGGATATTGGTTCGCTGCTGGCGGGCACCAAATATCGTGGCGACTTCGAGAAACGCTTTAAGGCGCTGTTAAAACAGCTGGAGCAGGATACCAACAGCATTCTGTTCATCGACGAAATCCACACCATTATCGGTGCGGGTGCCGCGTCGGGTGGCCAGGTGGATGCCGCAAACCTGATTAAACCGCTGCTCTCCAGCGGTAAAATCCGCGTGATGGGTTCCACCACCTATCAGGAATTCAGCAATATCTTCGAGAAAGATCGTGCGCTGGCGCGTCGCTTCCAGAAAATCGACGTTACCGAGCCGTCTGTCGAGGAAACCGTGCAGATCCTGAACGGGCTGAAACCGAAGTACGAAGCGCACCACGACGTGCGTTACACCGCGAAAGCGGTCCGTGCGGCGGTGGAACTGGCCGTGAAATACATCAATGACCGTCACCTGCCGGATAAAGCGATTGACGTGATCGACGAAGCGGGCGCGCGTGCGCGTCTGATGCCGGTCAGCAAACGTAAGAAAACCGTTAACGTGGCGGATATCGAATCGGTTGTTGCCCGTATCGCCCGTATTCCTGAGAAGAGCGTCTCGCAAAGCGATCGCGATACACTGAAAAACCTCGGCGACCGTCTGAAAATGCTGGTCTTCGGGCAGGATAAAGCGATTGAAGCCTTAACTGAAGCGATCAAAATGAGCCGTGCCGGTCTGGGGCAGGATCATAAACCTGTCGGTTCTTTCCTGTTCGCCGGGCCAACCGGGGTCGGGAAAACCGAGGTGACCGTGCAGCTGTCGAAAGCACTGGGCATCGAACTGCTGCGTTTTGATATGTCCGAGTATATGGAACGCCACACCGTCAGTCGTCTGATCGGTGCGCCTCCGGGATATGTTGGCTTCGATCAGGGTGGGCTGTTAACCGACGCGGTGATCAAGCATCCGCATGCGGTACTGTTGCTGGATGAAATCGAGAAAGCGCACCCGGATGTCTTTAACCTGCTGTTGCAGGTAATGGACAACGGTACGCTGACTGATAACAACGGGCGTAAAGCTGATTTCCGTAACGTGGTGATGGTGATGACCACCAACGCCGGGGTACGTGAAACCGAGCGCAAATCCATTGGCCTTATCCATCAGGATAACAGCACCGATGCGATGGGCGAGATCAAGAAGATCTTTACCCCGGAATTCCGTAACCGTCTCGACAATATTATCTGGTTCGATCACCTCTCAACCGAGGTTATCCATCAGGTGGTCGACAAATTTATCGTCGAACTCCAGGTGCAGCTGGATCAGAAAGGCGTGTCGCTGGAAGTCAGTCAGGAAGCACGTGACTGGCTGGCCGAGAAAGGCTATGACCGTGCCATGGGTGCGCGTCCGATGGGGCGTATTATCCAGGATAACCTGAAAAAACCGCTCGCCAACGAACTGCTGTTTGGTTCGCTGGTAGATGGTGGTCAGGTCACCGTGGCGCTGGATAAAGAGAAAAATGAACTGACTTATGGTTTCCAGAGTGCGCAAAAGCACAAAGCCGAAGCCGCGCATTAA
- the clpS gene encoding ATP-dependent Clp protease adapter ClpS, whose amino-acid sequence MGKTNTWLDFDQLAADKQREALKPPSMYKVMLMNDDYTPMEFVIDVLQKFFSYDVERATQLMLTVHYHGKAICGVFTAEVAETKVAMVNEYARENEHPLLCTLEKA is encoded by the coding sequence ATGGGCAAGACCAATACCTGGCTGGATTTTGACCAGCTGGCGGCAGATAAACAGCGTGAAGCGCTAAAACCGCCATCCATGTATAAAGTAATGTTAATGAACGATGATTACACGCCGATGGAATTTGTTATTGACGTGCTACAAAAGTTCTTTTCTTATGATGTAGAACGCGCAACGCAATTGATGCTCACAGTTCACTATCACGGGAAAGCCATCTGTGGCGTTTTTACCGCAGAAGTTGCGGAGACAAAGGTGGCGATGGTGAATGAGTATGCCCGGGAGAACGAACATCCATTGTTGTGTACGCTAGAAAAAGCCTGA
- the cspD gene encoding cold shock-like protein CspD — protein sequence METGTVKWFNNAKGFGFICPEGGGEDIFAHYSTIQMDGYRTLKAGQLVRFDVHQGPKGNHASVIVPFEAEAVAIAEAVA from the coding sequence ATGGAAACGGGTACTGTTAAGTGGTTCAACAACGCCAAAGGGTTCGGCTTTATCTGCCCTGAAGGCGGCGGCGAAGACATTTTCGCCCATTATTCCACCATCCAGATGGATGGCTACAGAACGCTCAAAGCCGGGCAGCTCGTCCGGTTTGATGTACATCAGGGACCGAAAGGCAATCATGCCAGCGTTATTGTCCCCTTTGAAGCCGAAGCCGTTGCGATTGCCGAGGCCGTCGCGTAG
- the macB gene encoding macrolide ABC transporter ATP-binding protein/permease MacB, giving the protein MTALLELRDIRRSYPSGEGQVEVLKGITLSIEAGEMVAIVGASGSGKSTLMNILGCLDKPSSGTYRVAGSDVALLDKDALARLRREHFGFIFQRYHLLSHLTAAQNVEVPAVYAGTERKARLQRAHELLQRLGLGERESYQPSQLSGGQQQRVSIARALMNGGQVILADEPTGALDTRSGEEVMAILHQLRDNGHTVIIVTHDPLVAAQAERIIEIRDGEIISNPPPRPRPAANAGLHLHTPPESGWRQFSSGFREALTMAWRAMAANKMRTLLTMLGIIIGIASVVSIVVVGDAAKQLVLADIRAIGTNTIDVYPGKDFGDDDPQYQQSLKYDDLNAIQKQPWVSSATPAVSQSLRLRYGGIDVASSANGVSGQYFNVYGMTFSEGATFNDEQLKGRAQVVVLDANTRRQLFPNKAKVVGEVILVGNMPATVIGVAEEKQSMFGSSKILRVWLPYTTMSGRIMGQSWLNSITVRVKEGYSSEQADQQLTRLLTLRHGKKDFFTWNMDGILKTAEKTTRTLQLFLTLVAVISLLVGGIGVMNIMLVSVTERTREIGIRMAVGARASDVLSQFLIEAVLVCLVGGALGVSLSMLIAFTLQIFLPGWEIGFSPVALLTAFICSTFTGVLFGWLPARNAARLDPVDALARE; this is encoded by the coding sequence ATGACGGCATTGCTTGAACTGCGTGACATACGCCGCAGCTATCCCTCCGGCGAAGGCCAGGTGGAGGTGCTAAAGGGGATCACGCTTAGCATTGAAGCGGGTGAAATGGTGGCGATTGTCGGCGCGTCCGGCTCCGGTAAATCGACGCTGATGAATATTCTTGGTTGCCTGGATAAGCCCTCCAGCGGCACCTATCGCGTAGCGGGCAGCGATGTCGCCTTGCTGGATAAAGACGCGCTGGCACGGCTGCGCCGCGAGCATTTTGGCTTTATCTTTCAGCGCTACCATTTGCTGTCACACCTGACGGCGGCGCAGAACGTGGAAGTGCCGGCAGTCTACGCGGGTACCGAGCGTAAAGCGCGCCTGCAACGGGCGCACGAGTTACTGCAACGACTGGGGCTGGGCGAGCGGGAAAGTTATCAGCCTTCACAGCTCTCCGGCGGTCAGCAGCAGCGCGTCAGTATTGCCCGCGCGCTGATGAACGGCGGCCAGGTGATCCTTGCCGATGAACCCACCGGGGCGCTGGACACCCGCTCGGGTGAAGAGGTGATGGCGATCCTCCACCAGCTGCGCGACAACGGCCACACGGTGATCATCGTTACCCACGACCCGCTGGTGGCCGCGCAGGCCGAGCGTATTATTGAGATCCGCGATGGGGAGATCATCAGCAATCCGCCCCCGCGCCCCCGTCCGGCAGCAAATGCCGGGCTGCACCTGCACACCCCGCCGGAAAGTGGCTGGCGGCAGTTCAGCAGCGGCTTTCGCGAAGCGCTGACCATGGCATGGCGGGCGATGGCGGCCAATAAAATGCGTACTCTGCTGACGATGCTCGGGATCATTATCGGTATCGCCTCGGTGGTGTCGATTGTGGTGGTGGGCGATGCGGCCAAACAGCTGGTACTGGCGGATATTCGCGCCATCGGTACCAATACCATTGATGTGTATCCCGGCAAGGATTTTGGTGATGACGATCCGCAGTATCAGCAGTCGCTGAAATATGACGATCTGAATGCCATCCAGAAACAGCCGTGGGTCAGCTCCGCTACACCTGCGGTGTCGCAGAGTCTGCGTTTACGTTACGGCGGCATTGATGTGGCCTCCAGCGCAAACGGCGTTAGCGGGCAATATTTTAACGTCTACGGCATGACCTTCAGCGAAGGGGCGACCTTTAACGATGAACAGCTGAAAGGGCGCGCCCAGGTGGTGGTGCTGGACGCCAATACCCGGCGGCAGCTTTTCCCCAATAAAGCGAAGGTGGTGGGCGAGGTGATCCTCGTCGGTAATATGCCCGCAACGGTGATTGGTGTGGCGGAAGAGAAGCAGTCGATGTTTGGCAGCAGCAAAATTCTGCGCGTCTGGTTGCCCTATACCACCATGTCCGGACGCATTATGGGCCAGTCCTGGCTGAACTCGATCACCGTGCGGGTGAAAGAGGGTTACAGCAGTGAACAGGCGGATCAGCAGCTGACGCGACTGCTCACCCTGCGCCATGGTAAAAAAGATTTCTTCACCTGGAATATGGACGGCATCTTGAAAACCGCCGAAAAGACCACACGTACATTACAGCTGTTCCTGACGCTGGTGGCGGTGATCTCGCTGTTGGTCGGCGGTATTGGCGTGATGAATATCATGCTGGTGTCCGTGACGGAGCGTACCCGTGAGATCGGCATCAGGATGGCGGTCGGGGCGCGGGCCAGCGACGTGCTGTCACAGTTTCTGATCGAGGCAGTGCTGGTGTGTCTGGTGGGCGGGGCGCTCGGCGTGAGTTTATCCATGCTGATTGCCTTTACGCTGCAAATATTCCTCCCCGGCTGGGAGATCGGTTTTTCTCCGGTGGCGCTGCTGACGGCGTTTATTTGTTCAACCTTCACCGGCGTGCTCTTTGGCTGGCTACCCGCGCGCAATGCGGCACGGCTGGATCCGGTGGATGCGCTGGCGCGCGAGTAA